In Pyrus communis chromosome 1, drPyrComm1.1, whole genome shotgun sequence, the following are encoded in one genomic region:
- the LOC137745278 gene encoding 2-oxoisovalerate dehydrogenase subunit alpha 2, mitochondrial-like, with the protein MMRKSGSTIIKHFKSSSVGRTSWTPKSPLPLTPSFPQIFRIPAAGDLSNFCSRRFESVNAEKMPDSDTTDRNHNQALVFPEGKVKFTPEMRFISETAEERECCYRVLDDNGSQILSSNYVEVSKEVAMKMYTNMVTLQTMDTIFYEAQRQGRISFYLTTVGEEATNIASAAALTIDDIVFPQYREAGVLLWRGFTLQEFANQCFSNKADYGKGRQMPIHYGSNKLNYVTIASTVATQLPQAVGAAYSLKMDRKDACVVAYVGDGGTSEGDFHAALNFAAVKEAPVIFFCRNNGWAISTPTSDQFRSDGVVVKGRAYGIRSIRVDGNDALAVYGAVHAARDMAIREQRPILIEALTYRVGHHSTSDDSTKYRPVEEIEWWKMERDPVSRFRKWMENNSWWSDKQELEARNSARKQILHAIQEAEKVDKPPIADIFTDVYDSPSSDLREQEKLLRDTIQRHPGDYPSDFPL; encoded by the exons atgatgaggaaATCAGGTAGCACCATTATCAAGCATTTCAAATCATCATCGGTCGGTCGCACCTCTTGGACTCCAAAATCTCCACTTCCACTTACTCCCTCATTTCCTCAAATTTTCCGAATCCCGGCAGCCGGAGATCTCAGTAACTTCTGCTCTCGCCGTTTTGAATCCGTCAATGCAGAAAAGATGCCGGATTCGGATACGACTGATCGCAATCACAATCAG GCTTTAGTGTTTCCCGAAGGAAAGGTCAAGTTCACTCCTGAAATGAGGTTCATATCCGAGACTGCTGAGGAGCGGGAATGCTGTTATCGCGTCCTTGACGACAATGGGAGCCAAATTTTGTCCAGCAACTATGTAGAG GTCAGTAAGGAAGTTGCTATGAAAATGTATACCAACATGGTTACTCTTCAGACCATGGACACCATTTTCTATGAAGCACAAAGGCAAGGAAGGATTTCGTTCTATTTGACCACAGTTGGTGAAGAGGCTACCAATATTGCATCTGCGGCAGCACTCACCATTGACGACATTGTCTTTCCTCAG TACAGGGAGGCAGGAGTGCTATTGTGGCGCGGTTTCACTCTACAAGAATTTGCAAACCAGTGTTTCAGTAACAAAGCTGATTATGGGAAAGGCAGGCAGATGCCGATCCATTATGGATCTAACAAGCTCAATTATGTAACTATAGCATCAACCGTGGC CACACAACTTCCACAGGCTGTTGGTGCTGCATATTCTTTAAAGATGGACAGGAAAGATGCATGTGTGGTCGCGTATGTTGGTGATGGTGGCACAAGCGAG GGTGATTTCCATGCTGCTTTGAATTTTGCGGCTGTTAAGGAGGCTCCGGTTATATTCTTTTGTCGGAACAATGGATGGGCTATCAGTACACCTACATCAGACCAGTTTCGGA GTGATGGCGTTGTTGTCAAAGGCCGGGCGTATGGAATTCGAAGCATCCGAGTAGATGGTAATGATGCACTTGCTGTGTACGGTGCAGTTCATGCTGCCCGTGACATGGCAATCAGAGAACAGAGACCAATCTTAATTGAG GCATTAACATATCGAGTAGGACACCATTCCACTTCAGATGATTCGACGAAGTATCGTCCAGTCGAAGAGATTGAATGGTGGAAAATGGAACGAGACCCTGTATCTCGATTTAGAAAGTGGATGGAAAACAATAGTTGGTGGAGTGATAAGCAAGAGTTAGAGGCCAGAAACAGTGCGAGAAAGCAG ATATTACATGCAATCCAAGAAGCAGAAAAAGTTGACAAACCTCCAATTGCTGACATTTTCACAGATGTATATGACTCTCCCTCTTCCGATCTCCGCGAGCAGGAGAAACTGCTCAGAGACACAATTCAAAGACACCCCGGCGATTACCCGTCCGACTTTCCTCTCTAA
- the LOC137741668 gene encoding uncharacterized protein, which translates to MEGLELLKELAEQWKKQAEQWSSHALQYFHQVPPEQIYAAIAVLLFTSFLLLLVRLFKRPKANTILLSGLSGSGKTVLFYQLRDGSSHQGTVTSMEPNDGYFVLHSEKSKGGKANPVHLIDVPGHSRLRGQLDDFLPQAAGIVFVVDALEFLPNCRAASEYLYDILTKATVVRKKIPVLILCNKTDKVTAHSKEFIRKQLEKEIEKLRASRSAISAADIANDFTLGVPGEVFSFSHCQNKVTVAEASGLTGEISQVEQFVREHVKS; encoded by the exons ATGGAAGGATTAGAACTATTGAAGGAATTGGCAGAACAATGGAAGAAACAGGCAGAGCAATGGTCGTCTCACGCCCTTCAATACTTTCATCAGGTTCCACCCGAGCAGATTTATGCTGCTATAGCGGTCTTGCTATTCACCTCATTCTTACTCTTGTTGG TAAGGTTGTTTAAACGCCCAAAAGCTAATACCATACTGCTGAGTGGGCTTAGTGGCAGTGGGAAGACTGTTCTTTTCTATCAA CTTCGGGATGGCTCTTCACATCAAGGTACTGTCACTTCCATGGAACCAAATGATGGATATTTTGTGCTCCATTCGGAAAAATCAAAG GGTGGAAAGGCAAATCCTGTTCATCTTATCGATGTTCCTGGGCATTCTCGCCTTAGAGGCCAACTAGATGATTTTCTGCCTCAAGCAGCTGGGATAGTATTTGTGGTTGATGCTTTGGAGTTCTTACCTAATTGCCGTGCTGCTTCTGA GTACCTATATGATATTTTGACTAAGGCGACTGTGGTGAGGAAGAAAATTCCAGTTCTTATTCTCTGCAACAAGACAGACAAAGTAACAGCACATAGCAAGGAATTTATTCGGAAACAACTGGAGAAAGAAAT TGAGAAGTTACGGGCATCAAGAAGTGCAATATCAGCAGCTGATATTGCAAACGACTTTACCCTTGGAGTACCTGGCGAAGTATTTTCGTTCTCTCATTGCCAGAACAAAGTTACAGTTGCAGAAGCGTCTGGTCTAACGGGTGAAATATCTCAGGTGGAGCAGTTTGTGAGGGAGCATGTGAAATCTTAG
- the LOC137742805 gene encoding ABC transporter G family member 5, giving the protein MKKQGSEIEAVGISYKINHTPHRNFFNIFSQNKQPASASACAAKVAVVAVEDDGRSSRGRAGGVGGQEVLKDVNLRARPWEILAIVGPSGAGKSSLLEILAGKLTPHGGSVFVNQKPLRQPYFNKVSGYVTQKDTLFPLLTVEETLMFSAKLRLRVSPLELSSRVKALINELGLAQVAAARVGDDRVRGISGGERRRVSIGVDVIHDPEVLILDEPTSGLDSTSALQIIDMLKTMAETRGRTVILSIHQPGFRIVKLFNSILLLANGSVLHHGTVDHLGLNLRLMGLELPLHVNVVEFAIDSIETIQQQHHSAPHNNILVLDRQSRTGKLTLQQLFQQSKTNNSNAGGGGGGGVVPLEVDDDKITSNEVFPDLDFTNSRLRETMILSHRFSKNIFRTKELFACRTIQMLASGLVLGSIFYDLKDDLTGAEERVGLFAFILTFLLSCTTEALPIFLQEREILMKETCCGSYRVSSYAIANGLVYLPFLLILAVLFTLPLYWLVGLNPNFTAFFHFLLLIWLILYTANSVVVCFSALVPNFIVGNSVIAGVMGSFFLFSGYFISKHEIPGYWIFMHYISLFKYPFEGFLINEFSGSDKCLEYFFGRCMVTGEEVLRDEGYGEESRWRNVAVMVCFVLFYRFISYVILRCRCRCSQSQRGFKPTPPPTLTATPFL; this is encoded by the coding sequence ATGAAGAAACAAGGCAGTGAGATTGAGGCAGTAGGCATCTCCTACAAGATTAATCACACACCCCACCgcaacttcttcaacatcttCAGCCAAAACAAACAacctgcttctgcttctgcttgtGCTGCAAAAGTGGCTGTAGTAGCAGTTGAGGATGATGGAAGATCATCGAGAGGAAGAGCAGGAGGAGTTGGTGGGCAAGAAGTCCTCAAGGACGTCAACTTGCGAGCAAGGCCATGGGAGATCCTCGCCATTGTTGGTCCCAGTGGAGCTGGTAAATCTTCCCTCCTTGAGATTCTCGCCGGCAAACTCACCCCGCACGGCGGTTCCGTTTTCGTCAACCAAAAGCCTCTCCGCCAACCCTACTTCAACAAGGTCTCCGGCTACGTCACCCAAAAGGACACCTTATTTCCTTTGCTTACAGTCGAAGAAACCCTAATGTTCAGCGCCAAGCTCAGGCTCAGGGTTTCTCCCCTTGAGCTCAGCTCCCGCGTCAAGGCCTTAATCAACGAGCTCGGCCTCGCCCAAGTCGCCGCCGCCAGAGTCGGAGACGACAGAGTTCGGGGGATCTCCGGCGGAGAGAGGCGGCGTGTCTCCATCGGAGTCGACGTCATCCACGACCCCGAAGTGCTCATCCTCGACGAGCCCACTTCCGGGCTTGACAGCACCTCCGCCCTTCAGATCATTGACATGCTCAAGACCATGGCTGAGACCAGGGGCAGAACCGTCATTCTGAGCATTCATCAGCCGGGATTCAGAATTGTGAAGCTCTTCAACTCAATCCTTTTGCTGGCCAACGGCTCCGTCCTCCACCACGGCACCGTCGATCATCTCGGCCTCAACTTAAGGCTCATGGGGTTGGAGCTCCCTCTTCATGTCAACGTCGTCGAGTTTGCAATCGACTCCATCGAAACCATTCAACAACAACACCATTCGGCACCACACAATAATATTCTTGTTCTTGATCGTCAAAGTCGAACTGGTAAGCTGACTCTGCAGCAGCTGTTTCAACAATCGAAGACCAATAATAGTAATGCCGGTGGCGGAGGCGGAGGAGGAGTGGTGCCACTTGAAGTTGACGACGATAAAATCACCAGTAATGAAGTTTTTCCCGATTTGGATTTTACTAATTCGAGACTGCGAGAGACGATGATCCTGAGTCATAGGTTCTCGAAGAACATATTCCGAACAAAGGAGCTGTTCGCGTGCCGGACAATTCAGATGCTCGCCTCCGGACTAGTTCTAGGCTCCATCTTTTACGACCTCAAAGACGATCTCACCGGAGCCGAGGAAAGGGTAGGTCTATTCGCATTCATTTTAACGTTTTTGCTGTCGTGCACGACGGAAGCACTGCCGATATTTCTTCAAGAGAGGGAGATTCTGATGAAGGAGACTTGTTGCGGAAGCTACAGGGTCTCGTCTTACGCCATCGCCAACGGATTGGTTTACCTGCCCTTTCTACTAATCCTGGCCGTCCTTTTCACTCTGCCGCTGTACTGGCTGGTCGGACTCAACCCTAACTTCACGGCCTTCTTCCATTTCTTGTTGTTGATATGGTTGATATTATACACTGCGAATTCCGTGGTGGTGTGTTTCAGTGCACTCGTGCCTAATTTCATCGTGGGAAACTCGGTCATTGCCGGCGTCATGGggtctttctttctcttctccgGTTACTTCATCTCCAAGCATGAGATTCCCGGGTACTGGATTTTCATGCACTACATATCGCTGTTCAAGTATCCGTTCGAAGGGTTTCTGATAAACGAGTTCTCAGGGTCGGACAAGTGCTTGGAGTATTTCTTTGGGAGGTGTATGGTGACGGGAGAAGAAGTTCTCAGAGATGAAGGGTATGGGGAGGAGAGCCGGTGGAGGAATGTGGCGGTCATGGTCTGCTTCGTCTTGTTTTACAGGTTTATTTCTTATGTCATTCTTAGATGCAGATGTCGATGCTCCCAGTCCCAAAGGGGCTTCAAACCTACTCCTCCTCCTACCCTCACTGCAACTCCTTTTCTTTAA
- the LOC137742813 gene encoding protein trichome birefringence-like 14 gives MKGGYNYKLIGKPISFTLAALVLTTILLWAWEKNPFADTLLLPHQRFPMPSIDFFGDFSNNSSKPMKTNGNIKGKDLHLNTAEDTKVVEKFGTAPIDSMYAFSPGMQESNGNATSFQTKVCDYAKGRWVADSRHPLYSGFKCKQWLSEMWACRLTQRTDFSFEGYRWKPANCGIPDFERSAFLRRMQDKTIAFIGDSLGRQQFQSLMCMTTGGEESPEVENVGKEYGLVKRRGAIRPDGWAYRFSNTNTTILYYWSASLCDLVPLNISDRASDIAMHLDRPPAFLRQYLHRFDVLVLNTGHHWNRGKINGNRWVMYVNGKPNQDKKRAEIGNAKNFTVYSIARWVDSQLPSHPRLKAFFRTISPRHFFNGDWNTGGTCDNTTPLVGGSEVVQEGSSDSVIEGALKGTKVKLLDITAISQLRDEGHISHYTIRGKGNAGTNDCLHWCLPGIPDAWNELLVAQI, from the exons atgaaagggGGATATAACTACAAATTGATTGGGAAACCAATCTCTTTCACTCTGGCTGCCCTTGTATTGACAACAATATTACTTTGGGCGTGGGAGAAAAATCCTTTTGCTGATActctactattgccgcaccAGCGGTTTCCAATGCCTTCCATAG ATTTTTTTGGGGACTTCTCAAATAATTCCTCCAAACCTATGAAGACAAATGGAAATATTAAAGGGAAGGATTTACATTTGAATACAGCAGAAGATACAAAAGTAGTAGAAAAGTTTGGCACTGCCCCAATAGATTCTATGTATGCATTCTCTCCTGGAATGCAAGAAAGTAATGGGAATGCGACATCTTTCCAAACTAAAG TGTGTGATTATGCCAAGGGTAGATGGGTTGCAGACAGCAGGCACCCTTTATATTCTGGGTTTAAATGTAAGCAGTGGTTATCAGAAATGTGGGCGTGTAGATTGACACAACGAACAGATTTTTCTTTTGAGGGTTACCGATGGAAGCCAGCAAATTGTGGAATACCAGATTTTGAACGCTCTGCATTCTTGAGAAG GATGCAGGACAAAACGATTGCTTTCATAGGAGATTCATTGGGTAGACAGCAGTTCCAGTCTTTGATGTGTATGACAACTGGCGGAGAAGAAAGCCCCGAAGTTGAGAATGTCGGAAAGGAATATGGCCTTGTCAAACGTCGGGGAGCCATTCGTCCTGATGGCTGGGCTTATCGATTCTCTAACACCAATACCACTATCTTATATTATTGGTCAGCAAGCCTGTGTGATCTAGTGCCCCTTAACATCTCAGACCGAGCCAGTGATATTGCCATGCATTTGGATCGTCCCCCAGCTTTCTTGAGACAATACCTTCACCGGTTTGATGTGCTGGTTCTTAATACAGGGCATCATTGGAATAGGGGAAAGATTAATGGTAACCGGTGGGTAATGTATGTAAATGGAAAGCCCAATCAAGACAAGAAGCGTGCAGAAATTGGGAATGCTAAGAATTTTACTGTGTACAGTATTGCCAGGTGGGTTGATTCACAACTACCATCACATCCCCGCCTAAAAGCTTTCTTTCGGACTATTTCACCAAGGCATTTCTTCAATGGTGACTGGAATACTGGGGGTACCTGCGACAATACTACTCCGTTGGTAGGAGGAAGTGAAGTAGTCCAGGAAGGATCCAGTGATTCAGTGATCGAGGGTGCTTTGAAAGGTACAAAAGTAAAGTTACTGGATATAACTGCCATTTCTCAATTGAGAGACGAAGGTCACATATCCCACTATACCATTAGAGGAAAAGGAAATGCAGGCACAAATGATTGCTTACACTGGTGCTTACCTGGAATTCCAGATGCATGGAATGAACTCCTTGTTGCGCAGATATAG